The following proteins come from a genomic window of Acidobacteriota bacterium:
- a CDS encoding sigma-70 family RNA polymerase sigma factor encodes MRKDYLEVMSRLFSSLLNLSLNDRVSSVSREEVVRIAALRAGSQEDFDWMVEQYTPMMHRLACRLMRNRGDASDVVQEAFLKAYRGIAQFHGECTLKTWLYRITLNTASNQNRWWRRHRKQECPMEPAAGAEFTYPEAASDRPSALDGMLTQETQTLVQRGLARLDEAHRTILVLREMEELSYDELGDILHLAPGTVKSRIARARSALRVEIVAIAEHEGSAFPAIDLVK; translated from the coding sequence TTGCGAAAGGACTATCTTGAAGTTATGAGCCGCCTGTTCTCCAGCCTGCTCAACCTTTCTCTCAACGACCGGGTAAGTTCTGTGAGCCGCGAAGAAGTGGTGCGTATCGCCGCACTTCGTGCGGGATCACAAGAAGACTTCGATTGGATGGTTGAGCAATACACGCCGATGATGCACCGGCTCGCCTGCCGACTGATGCGCAATCGCGGCGATGCCTCCGATGTGGTGCAGGAGGCGTTCCTCAAAGCCTATCGCGGCATCGCGCAGTTCCACGGCGAGTGCACGCTCAAGACCTGGCTCTACCGCATCACGCTCAACACCGCATCGAACCAGAACCGCTGGTGGCGGCGGCATCGCAAGCAGGAATGCCCGATGGAGCCAGCGGCGGGCGCGGAGTTCACTTATCCCGAAGCGGCGAGCGACCGGCCTAGCGCGCTCGATGGGATGCTGACACAGGAGACGCAGACGCTGGTGCAGCGCGGGCTGGCGCGGCTCGACGAAGCGCACCGCACGATTTTAGTTTTACGCGAGATGGAAGAATTAAGTTACGACGAGTTAGGGGACATTTTGCATCTGGCGCCCGGAACAGTGAAATCGCGCATCGCGCGGGCGCGGTCCGCATTGCGCGTGGAGATCGTGGCCATCGCGGAACATGAAGGGTCGGCATTTCCCGCCATCGACCTGGTGAAGTAG
- a CDS encoding pyruvate, phosphate dikinase, protein MSEKFVYFFGEGKAEGHGTMPGTVKDILGGKGAGLAEMTNAGLPVPPGFTISTAACRLYMENKSKLPAELEQQMWASLDKLEAATGAQLGSHENPLLVSVRSGAKFSMPGMMDTILNLGLNDATVRVHATRTKNERFAYDCYRRFIQMFGNVVLEVSKADFDHVFESAKKKRKVHFDTDLDAKALQEVIADYKKLVQKKTGKPFPQNARDQMVMARDAVFRSWYNPRAAHYRRMNAISESLGTAVNVQAMVFGNMGETSGTGVGFTRNPSTGVKEFYGEFLMNAQGEDVVAGIRTPIPIIKLRDIMPEVYDQLRETTLRLEKHYKDLQDFEFTIQEGKLYMLQTRNGKRTGKAAVRAAVDMVEEGLIDKKEALMRVEPSQLDQLLHPILDESKPLKVIATGLPASPGAAVGRIVFSAEDAVKQAKKYPVILVRLETVPDDIHGMEVAAGILTSRGGMTSHAAVVGRGMGKCCVVGAGNIQVEAGKKLMTIGKLILKEGDWITLDGSTGRVILGQVPTMEPDPNSGEFAKFMSWADEFRKLGVRANADIPRDAAVARKFGAEGIGLCRTEHMFFAEDRIRHMQAMILADTEKARRKELAKLLPMQRKDFVGLFRVMQGLPVIIRLLDPPLHEFLPKREDLMVEIALLRRKRGAKGLKQKEALLARVEQLHELNPMLGLRGCRLGIVHPEITEMQARAIIEAACQVTKEGKSVIPEIMVPLVGSRKELSLQKAICDRVAEEVFARKGMRVKYMVGTMIEVPRAALVADQIALDAEFFSFGTNDLTQTTFGFSRDDSGKFLEAYTTNGVLEKDPFSQLDRSGVGELIKLTKEKGRKARPTIEIGICGEHGGDPSSVEFCHMVGLDYVSCSPYRVPIARLAAAQAALGSGKDAMKRTA, encoded by the coding sequence ATGAGCGAGAAGTTTGTATATTTTTTTGGCGAAGGCAAGGCCGAGGGCCACGGCACGATGCCCGGCACCGTGAAAGACATCCTCGGCGGCAAGGGCGCCGGTTTGGCCGAGATGACCAACGCGGGTCTTCCCGTCCCCCCCGGCTTCACCATCTCGACCGCCGCCTGCCGCTTGTATATGGAGAATAAGAGCAAGCTGCCCGCCGAGCTGGAGCAGCAGATGTGGGCGTCGCTCGACAAACTCGAAGCCGCAACAGGGGCCCAGCTGGGCTCCCATGAAAATCCTCTGCTGGTCAGCGTGCGCTCCGGCGCGAAATTCTCCATGCCGGGCATGATGGACACAATTCTCAATCTGGGCCTAAACGACGCCACGGTGAGGGTCCACGCCACGCGCACGAAGAATGAGCGTTTTGCCTACGACTGCTACCGCCGCTTCATTCAGATGTTCGGCAACGTGGTTCTGGAAGTTTCTAAAGCCGACTTCGATCACGTATTTGAATCCGCCAAGAAGAAACGTAAAGTGCATTTCGACACCGACCTCGACGCCAAGGCGTTGCAGGAAGTGATCGCCGACTACAAGAAGCTGGTCCAGAAGAAGACCGGCAAGCCCTTCCCGCAGAACGCCCGCGACCAGATGGTGATGGCGCGCGACGCCGTGTTCCGCTCCTGGTATAACCCGCGCGCGGCCCACTACCGCCGCATGAATGCGATCTCCGAGTCGCTCGGCACGGCGGTGAATGTGCAAGCCATGGTCTTCGGCAACATGGGCGAGACCAGCGGCACGGGTGTGGGCTTCACGCGCAACCCCTCGACGGGCGTGAAGGAATTTTACGGCGAGTTCCTGATGAACGCGCAGGGCGAAGATGTGGTCGCGGGCATTCGCACGCCCATCCCCATCATCAAGCTGCGCGACATCATGCCGGAGGTCTACGACCAGCTCCGCGAGACCACTCTGCGCCTCGAAAAGCATTACAAAGATTTGCAGGATTTTGAGTTCACCATCCAGGAAGGCAAGCTCTACATGCTGCAGACGCGCAACGGCAAGCGCACCGGCAAGGCCGCCGTGCGCGCGGCGGTGGACATGGTGGAGGAAGGTCTCATCGACAAGAAGGAAGCGCTGATGCGCGTCGAGCCGAGCCAGCTCGATCAACTGCTGCATCCCATCCTCGATGAGTCGAAGCCGCTGAAGGTCATCGCCACGGGATTGCCCGCGTCGCCGGGCGCGGCGGTGGGCCGCATCGTGTTCTCGGCTGAAGACGCCGTGAAGCAGGCCAAGAAGTATCCGGTGATTCTGGTGCGCCTCGAAACTGTGCCCGATGACATCCACGGCATGGAAGTGGCGGCGGGCATCCTGACCTCGCGCGGCGGCATGACCAGCCACGCGGCAGTTGTTGGCCGCGGCATGGGCAAATGCTGCGTGGTGGGCGCAGGAAACATTCAGGTGGAAGCCGGCAAGAAGTTGATGACCATCGGCAAGCTCATCCTGAAAGAGGGCGATTGGATTACGCTGGACGGCTCGACTGGCCGCGTCATTCTAGGACAGGTGCCGACTATGGAACCCGATCCCAACAGCGGAGAGTTCGCCAAGTTCATGAGCTGGGCCGATGAGTTCCGCAAGCTCGGCGTGCGCGCCAACGCGGACATCCCGCGCGACGCCGCCGTCGCCCGCAAGTTCGGCGCGGAGGGCATTGGGCTGTGCCGCACCGAGCACATGTTCTTCGCCGAGGACCGCATCCGCCACATGCAGGCCATGATTCTGGCCGACACCGAAAAGGCCCGCCGCAAGGAGTTGGCGAAGCTGTTGCCCATGCAGCGCAAGGACTTCGTCGGCTTGTTCCGCGTGATGCAAGGGCTGCCGGTGATCATCCGCCTGCTCGATCCCCCGCTGCATGAGTTCCTGCCCAAGCGCGAGGACTTGATGGTAGAGATCGCGCTGCTGCGCCGCAAGCGCGGGGCGAAAGGTTTGAAGCAGAAGGAAGCGTTGCTGGCACGTGTCGAGCAACTGCATGAACTGAACCCCATGCTCGGCCTGCGCGGGTGCCGCCTCGGCATCGTACACCCCGAGATCACCGAGATGCAGGCGCGTGCCATCATCGAGGCGGCCTGCCAGGTGACCAAGGAAGGCAAGTCGGTCATCCCCGAGATCATGGTTCCGCTGGTCGGCAGCCGCAAAGAGCTGTCGCTGCAAAAGGCCATCTGCGACCGCGTCGCCGAGGAAGTGTTCGCCAGGAAGGGAATGCGCGTGAAGTACATGGTGGGCACCATGATCGAAGTTCCGCGCGCCGCGCTGGTTGCCGATCAAATTGCGCTCGACGCCGAGTTCTTCAGCTTCGGGACAAATGATCTGACGCAAACCACCTTCGGCTTTTCCCGCGATGATAGCGGCAAGTTCCTCGAGGCCTACACCACGAATGGCGTGCTGGAGAAAGACCCCTTCTCGCAACTCGACCGTTCCGGCGTGGGCGAGCTAATCAAGCTCACCAAGGAGAAAGGTCGCAAGGCGCGCCCGACGATTGAGATCGGCATCTGCGGCGAGCACGGCGGCGACCCCAGCTCGGTCGAGTTCTGCCATATGGTGGGATTGGACTACGTAAGCTGCTCACCCTACCGAGTCCCCATCGCCCGCCTAGCCGCGGCTCAGGCGGCACTCGGCAGCGGCAAGGACGCAATGAAGCGGACCGCGTAG
- a CDS encoding glycine--tRNA ligase subunit beta, whose translation MIPGALRDLRQHLEKGLTENNLAPEGPLELQTFATSRRLVAFCPRIAAKQPTVKEAVQGPPKKIAYDAQGNPTPAAIQFAAKNGTTPDKLKVVTTPKGEYLSVRVTRRGRPAIEILSELIPQAVKGIYFPRTMHWDSAAEGKTGTQFIRPVRNLLALCGGRVIPCSIGNVKSGKTTFGHRNLSKSGGKPLLAVKTFADYRQTLASNGVLLDPSERRARILDEAARLLQFENGLKLKPSPELLETHTYLTEHPTPLLGGFDPAYLSLPEEVLITVMRGHQKYFAVEDAAGKLAPRFIAVLESDGDSTGVIRHGHERVLRARFNDAQFFWKADGETALQNRLESLRNVTFQAKLGSYFEKSSRMQALADALVSGLRHSQFVVDPQMQTDIMQAARMAKCDLTTDLVKEFTELQGIIGGLSARRENLSESIATAIYDHYLPQSMEDGLPRSLGGNILSLADRMDTLVGCFGVGLAPTGSKDPFGLRRAAQGVIRILAEKQLPLTIDGLVGAGCEVYRYAQRMGEAEAWTDAAARQPLIDFFEDRLRYYLREVRGFAYDEVAAVLQASGSDSAATNDDVADILKRVEAVALIRTTEDFEPLAASFKRMKNIIEQARKSQGFTSGRPQPELFSMAEETALHAKYEEVFEQVAREKSSGNYTGALQMIASLRPAVDLFFDKVLVMDPDLDIRTNRLCLLDMLLNGFSTIADFSEIVPRESKPA comes from the coding sequence ATGATTCCCGGCGCGCTGCGTGATCTGCGCCAGCATCTGGAAAAGGGACTCACCGAAAACAATCTGGCGCCCGAAGGCCCGCTGGAACTTCAGACGTTCGCCACGTCGCGGCGGCTGGTGGCCTTTTGTCCACGCATTGCCGCGAAGCAACCCACCGTAAAGGAAGCGGTGCAGGGACCGCCGAAGAAAATCGCCTACGACGCCCAGGGCAATCCCACCCCCGCGGCCATTCAATTTGCCGCCAAAAACGGGACGACTCCTGACAAGTTGAAAGTTGTTACCACGCCCAAAGGCGAATACTTGAGCGTGCGCGTAACGCGCCGCGGCCGGCCCGCGATTGAGATATTAAGCGAACTGATTCCGCAGGCGGTGAAGGGCATCTACTTTCCGCGCACCATGCACTGGGACTCCGCCGCCGAAGGCAAAACCGGCACACAGTTCATTCGCCCGGTTCGCAATCTCCTGGCGCTGTGCGGCGGGCGCGTGATTCCCTGCTCCATCGGCAATGTGAAATCCGGGAAGACCACGTTCGGCCATCGCAACTTATCTAAATCCGGCGGCAAGCCCTTGCTTGCCGTGAAGACGTTCGCCGACTATCGCCAGACGCTCGCATCCAACGGCGTGCTGCTCGATCCGAGCGAGCGCCGTGCGCGCATACTGGATGAAGCCGCCCGCCTTTTGCAATTTGAAAATGGATTGAAGCTGAAGCCCAGCCCGGAGCTGCTGGAGACTCACACCTATCTGACCGAGCATCCCACGCCGCTGCTGGGTGGGTTTGATCCTGCCTATCTATCATTGCCTGAAGAAGTCCTGATTACCGTGATGCGCGGCCACCAGAAATACTTCGCCGTCGAGGATGCGGCGGGAAAGCTGGCGCCGCGATTTATTGCCGTGCTGGAATCGGATGGCGATAGCACCGGCGTGATTCGCCACGGCCATGAGCGCGTCCTGCGCGCCCGCTTCAACGACGCCCAGTTTTTCTGGAAAGCCGATGGCGAGACCGCCTTGCAGAACCGTCTCGAATCGCTTCGCAATGTTACGTTCCAAGCAAAGCTGGGGTCGTACTTCGAAAAATCCTCCCGTATGCAGGCGCTTGCGGATGCGCTGGTGAGTGGCTTGCGGCATTCTCAATTCGTTGTTGATCCCCAGATGCAGACCGATATTATGCAGGCGGCACGCATGGCCAAGTGCGACCTCACCACCGATCTGGTAAAAGAATTCACCGAGCTGCAAGGCATCATCGGCGGCCTCAGCGCGCGGCGCGAGAATCTTTCCGAGTCCATAGCGACAGCCATCTACGATCACTATCTGCCGCAAAGCATGGAGGATGGGCTGCCGCGGAGCCTGGGCGGCAACATCCTCTCGCTCGCCGACCGCATGGACACGCTGGTCGGCTGCTTCGGCGTGGGCCTCGCGCCGACGGGATCGAAAGACCCGTTCGGGCTGCGGCGCGCCGCGCAGGGAGTGATTCGCATTCTCGCGGAAAAGCAGTTGCCCCTGACCATTGATGGCCTGGTCGGCGCGGGCTGCGAAGTGTACCGTTATGCCCAGCGCATGGGCGAAGCCGAAGCCTGGACCGACGCCGCGGCGCGCCAGCCGCTGATCGACTTCTTCGAGGATCGTCTGCGATATTATCTCCGCGAGGTACGCGGCTTCGCCTACGACGAAGTGGCCGCGGTTCTTCAGGCAAGTGGAAGTGATTCAGCCGCAACGAACGATGACGTTGCCGATATTCTAAAGCGCGTGGAAGCCGTGGCGCTCATTCGCACCACGGAAGACTTCGAGCCGCTGGCGGCATCCTTCAAGCGCATGAAGAACATCATTGAGCAGGCCAGAAAGTCGCAGGGATTCACTAGCGGCAGGCCGCAACCCGAGTTGTTCAGCATGGCCGAAGAAACAGCCCTCCACGCGAAATACGAAGAGGTTTTCGAGCAGGTGGCCCGCGAGAAAAGTTCGGGGAATTACACCGGCGCGTTGCAGATGATCGCCTCGCTGCGCCCGGCGGTGGACCTGTTCTTCGACAAGGTTTTGGTGATGGACCCTGATCTCGATATACGCACCAATCGGCTTTGTTTGCTGGATATGTTGTTAAACGGATTTTCAACGATTGCTGATTTTTCTGAAATAGTTCCCCGCGAGTCCAAGCCAGCCTAG